A genomic region of Saccopteryx bilineata isolate mSacBil1 chromosome 1, mSacBil1_pri_phased_curated, whole genome shotgun sequence contains the following coding sequences:
- the RTL6 gene encoding retrotransposon Gag-like protein 6: MVQPQTSKAETPASASSTNAQMDDVIDTLTSLRLTNSALRREASTLRAEKANLTNMLESVMAELTLLRTRARIPGALQITPPISAITSNGTRPMTTPPTSLPEPFSGDPGQLAGFLMQMDRFMIFQASRFPGEAERVAFLVSRLTGEAEKWAIPHMQPDSPLRNNYQGFLAELRRTYKSPLRHARRAQIRKTSASNRAVRERQMLCRQLAASGTGPCPVHPASNGTSPAPTVPTRARNL; this comes from the coding sequence ATGGTCCAACCTCAGACATCAAAAGCTGAAACCCCAGCGTCTGCATCCTCTACCAATGCCCAAATGGATGACGTCATTGACACCCTTACCTCCCTGCGCCTCACCAACTCCGCGCTGAGGCGGGAGGCCTCTACCCTGCGAGCGGAGAAGGCCAATCTCACCAACATGCTGGAGAGCGTGATGGCAGAACTGACCTTGTTACGCACCAGGGCTCGGATTCCGGGTGCCCTGCAGATCACCCCGCCCATCTCTGCGATTACCTCAAATGGGACCCGACCAATGACCACGCCTCCAACCTCTCTGCCTGAGCCTTTTTCGGGAGACCCAGGCCAGCTAGCAGGGTTCTTGATGCAGATGGACAGGTTCATGATCTTCCAGGCCTCCCGCTTTCCAGGTGAGGCCGAGCGAGTGGCGTTCCTTGTGTCCCGGCtgactggggaggcagagaagtggGCGATCCCGCACATGCAACCTGACAGCCCCTTGCGAAACAACTATCAAGGGTTCCTGGCAGAATTGCGGAGAACCTACAAGTCTCCGCTGCGGCATGCGAGGCGTGCCCAAATCAGGAAGACTTCTGCCTCCAATCGTGCTGTGCGGGAACGGCAGATGCTGTGCCGCCAGCTGGCTGCCTCGGGCACAGGCCCCTGCCCTGTGCACCCAGCCTCCAACGGAACTAGTCCAGCCCCAACCGTGCCTACCCGAGCACGGAACCTTTAA